From a region of the Burkholderia sp. PAMC 26561 genome:
- a CDS encoding EAL domain-containing protein codes for MKRNLFFRMLARLRVGRKLLLIYLLDLSAVVFISGILIHEKYIAIDFSDKEIVGNAYLQTVRDALIDVTLIGAGKHMTSARLRQDAERLAIAEQLYGANMESAALNDHVRDTLKLLAQETQPDAASVTDALTACRELITRVGNQSNLILDPDLDSYYAMSLSVLRYPALLESINGIGAQLRDTPVTPSKAEQMRTHYLVLEGQLDAVLQGFRSDFAEATAANHSLTVALTPSVSKMLEAIETYRQVARATVDLGAAADPALLTSADEAQQAVVGLARDSWRNTASELTSLLRARVSGLFSRMWLHLGTALFLLCGILVMVFFVAQQISRPLRQLARVMDTVRRTGDHSLRASWPSQDEIGQLVIGFNEMLEQLDHERDVQKELAATARASEAQHALVEATPVPMVVTAIPGHEILHANKPALFWLNHSVADPWARGLDSAVRARFFQQLSDRGAVDQFEVRWRATDEPTWAMLSARRLVFQGQDAVLTAFTPIDQIKLMEQRLELWAKVFEASSEAILILDSEYCLLTANPSFYRATGYGADDVLRKQPEFISIGLPGSNEGASVAAAVGRASNWHGEAQVRRPHGGEYPAWLIVSAVRDKRGNVSHYICTLIDVTERKRSEARIQFLAEHDVLTELPNRALFSKRLDNELHKSERSGGCAAVLFIDLDRFKNINDSLGHHVGDGLLRSVSRRLLAAVRSGDTVSRLGGDEFTVALSGVCNAAEAAQIIDERLIPLLREPHQIGGLTLQVSSSIGVAMYPADGQDISTLMQNADAAMYQAKADGRNLVRFFSPDMAERTRMRLSLETCLRSAIERNELRLAYQPCLDAQTGALAGVEGLLRWTNPELGPVGPAQFIHIAEETGLIISIGAWVIDEACRQIAQWRDEDSMTVKVSINLSAIQLRDTNIVETLRNALAAHEVDPALLELEITETVLMDSAENYLDAITGLRALGVKLSLDDFGTGYSSLSYLNRFPLDRIKIDRAFVHDMLDAPGDLAVIKSIIGLGHELGLKVVAEGVETEREARILRDIGCDELQGFLFARPMEPSLLWTWADEQALV; via the coding sequence ATGAAGCGGAACCTGTTCTTCCGGATGCTGGCCCGCCTGCGAGTCGGCCGAAAACTCCTGCTCATCTACCTGCTCGACCTGAGCGCGGTGGTGTTCATCAGCGGCATCCTGATTCACGAGAAGTACATCGCCATCGATTTCTCCGACAAGGAAATCGTCGGCAACGCCTATCTCCAAACCGTGCGCGATGCGCTGATCGACGTCACGCTGATCGGCGCCGGCAAACACATGACGTCGGCCCGGCTCCGACAGGACGCCGAACGCCTTGCGATTGCCGAGCAGCTTTACGGCGCGAACATGGAAAGCGCTGCACTTAACGACCATGTGCGCGACACGCTGAAGCTGCTGGCGCAGGAAACGCAACCCGATGCCGCCTCGGTCACGGATGCACTCACCGCCTGCCGCGAACTCATCACGCGCGTGGGTAACCAGTCGAACCTGATCCTCGATCCGGACCTCGACAGCTATTACGCAATGTCCCTGTCCGTGCTGCGTTACCCCGCGCTGCTCGAATCCATCAACGGCATTGGCGCGCAATTGCGCGATACGCCTGTCACGCCGTCGAAAGCCGAGCAGATGCGCACGCATTACCTCGTGCTCGAAGGGCAGCTCGACGCCGTACTGCAAGGGTTCAGATCCGATTTCGCCGAAGCCACCGCCGCCAATCACAGCCTGACGGTGGCGCTCACGCCTTCGGTCAGCAAGATGCTGGAGGCGATCGAAACCTATCGCCAAGTCGCGCGGGCCACCGTCGATCTCGGCGCGGCTGCCGACCCGGCGCTCCTCACGTCCGCCGATGAGGCACAACAGGCCGTGGTGGGGCTCGCGCGGGATTCATGGCGCAACACAGCTAGCGAGCTAACCAGCCTGCTGCGAGCCCGCGTGAGCGGCCTGTTCTCGCGCATGTGGCTGCATCTCGGCACGGCGCTTTTCCTGCTGTGCGGCATCCTCGTGATGGTATTTTTCGTGGCGCAACAAATCTCGCGGCCGTTGCGCCAACTTGCACGCGTCATGGATACCGTCAGACGCACCGGCGATCATTCGTTGCGCGCAAGCTGGCCCAGCCAGGATGAAATCGGGCAGCTCGTGATCGGCTTCAACGAAATGCTCGAACAACTCGATCACGAGCGCGACGTTCAAAAGGAACTTGCCGCGACCGCGCGTGCTTCGGAAGCGCAGCACGCGCTGGTGGAAGCCACACCGGTGCCCATGGTCGTCACGGCGATTCCCGGCCATGAGATCCTCCACGCCAACAAGCCCGCCCTCTTCTGGCTGAACCACAGTGTTGCCGACCCATGGGCGCGCGGCCTGGACTCCGCAGTACGGGCACGCTTTTTCCAGCAGCTATCGGATCGTGGCGCTGTCGACCAGTTCGAAGTCCGCTGGCGTGCAACGGATGAACCCACGTGGGCCATGCTGTCCGCGCGGCGTCTCGTCTTTCAGGGACAGGACGCGGTGCTCACGGCGTTCACGCCCATCGACCAGATCAAGCTCATGGAGCAGCGCCTGGAACTGTGGGCGAAGGTATTCGAGGCATCGTCGGAGGCCATTCTCATACTCGACAGCGAATACTGTCTGCTTACCGCAAACCCCTCGTTTTATCGCGCGACGGGTTACGGCGCCGACGATGTATTGCGTAAGCAGCCCGAATTCATTTCGATTGGACTGCCCGGCAGCAACGAGGGAGCGAGCGTCGCCGCCGCGGTGGGACGCGCGAGCAACTGGCATGGCGAAGCGCAGGTCCGGCGCCCGCATGGCGGCGAATATCCGGCGTGGCTGATCGTGAGCGCGGTGCGCGACAAACGCGGCAACGTCTCGCATTACATCTGCACGCTGATCGATGTCACCGAGCGCAAACGCAGCGAAGCACGGATCCAGTTTCTCGCGGAGCATGACGTGCTCACCGAGCTTCCAAACCGCGCACTTTTCTCCAAGCGGCTCGACAACGAATTGCACAAGTCAGAACGCAGCGGCGGTTGCGCGGCGGTGCTGTTCATCGATTTGGACCGCTTCAAGAACATCAATGATTCGCTCGGCCATCATGTTGGCGACGGTTTGCTGCGCTCCGTATCGCGCCGCCTGCTGGCCGCAGTTCGCTCGGGCGATACGGTCAGCCGTCTTGGCGGGGACGAATTTACCGTTGCGCTCAGCGGGGTGTGCAACGCTGCGGAAGCGGCGCAGATCATCGATGAAAGGCTCATTCCGCTGTTACGCGAACCGCATCAGATCGGCGGACTTACGCTGCAGGTATCGAGCAGCATAGGCGTGGCGATGTACCCCGCCGACGGCCAGGACATCAGCACGCTGATGCAGAACGCCGATGCCGCCATGTACCAGGCCAAGGCAGACGGTCGCAACCTCGTGCGGTTCTTTTCGCCCGACATGGCGGAGCGCACGCGGATGCGTTTATCGCTCGAAACGTGCCTGCGCTCGGCGATCGAGCGCAACGAATTACGGCTCGCGTACCAGCCGTGCCTGGATGCGCAAACCGGCGCACTCGCGGGCGTCGAAGGTCTGCTCCGGTGGACCAATCCCGAGCTTGGACCGGTCGGACCCGCGCAGTTCATTCACATCGCCGAAGAGACAGGCCTGATCATCTCCATTGGCGCGTGGGTGATCGACGAAGCATGCCGCCAGATTGCGCAATGGCGCGACGAAGACTCCATGACCGTGAAGGTATCGATCAACCTCTCCGCCATCCAGCTACGCGATACAAATATTGTCGAGACCTTGCGCAATGCACTCGCGGCTCATGAGGTAGACCCTGCCTTGCTCGAACTCGAAATCACGGAAACGGTGCTGATGGATAGCGCGGAGAACTACCTCGATGCCATTACCGGACTTCGTGCGCTCGGCGTGAAACTCTCGCTCGATGACTTCGGCACGGGCTATTCGAGCCTGAGTTACCTCAATCGTTTCCCACTCGACCGCATCAAGATCGATCGCGCGTTCGTGCATGACATGCTCGATGCACCCGGCGATCTCGCCGTGATCAAATCGATCATCGGACTCGGACATGAGCTTGGATTGAAGGTCGTGGCCGAAGGTGTGGAGACCGAGCGCGAGGCGCGGATTCTGCGCGATATCGGTTGCGACGAACTGCAAGGGTTTCTGTTTGCGCGCCCCATGGAACCCTCGCTGCTTTGGACATGGGCCGACGAACAAGCACTTGTTTGA
- the speG gene encoding spermidine N1-acetyltransferase: MIIEENNQLMLRPLERTDLHFVHGLNNNAKIMRYWFEEPYETFSELSQLYDRHVHDLRERRFVAVDKSGEPIGLAELIELDYIHRRGEFQIIIAPSAQGQGYATSATLLATDYAFSVLNMRKLYLIVDVSNTAAIHVYEKCGFKREAELIEEFFSNGRYHNAYRMCIFQHEFLKQAQAGTRAAR, encoded by the coding sequence ATGATCATCGAAGAAAACAACCAGCTCATGCTAAGGCCGCTCGAGCGCACCGACCTGCACTTCGTACACGGCCTGAATAACAACGCGAAGATCATGCGTTACTGGTTCGAAGAACCGTACGAAACTTTCTCCGAACTCTCGCAGCTTTACGACCGTCACGTGCACGACCTGCGCGAACGCCGCTTTGTTGCCGTCGATAAATCCGGCGAACCCATCGGCCTCGCGGAACTGATCGAACTCGACTATATCCACCGCCGTGGCGAGTTTCAGATCATCATCGCGCCAAGTGCGCAAGGCCAGGGATATGCAACGAGCGCAACGCTGCTTGCAACGGACTATGCGTTCTCCGTGCTCAACATGCGCAAGCTTTATCTGATCGTGGATGTGTCGAATACGGCCGCGATTCACGTCTACGAAAAATGCGGATTCAAGCGGGAAGCAGAGCTGATTGAAGAGTTCTTTAGCAACGGCAGATATCACAACGCCTACCGCATGTGCATTTTTCAGCACGAATTTCTCAAGCAGGCACAGGCCGGTACACGCGCCGCGAGATAG
- a CDS encoding selenium-binding family protein, with protein sequence MANWTPDPSFYPSPRMAMKAPPETFAYVASFDPTRQVPDAIAIIDLDPASPTYSQLLNNVSMPNTGDELHHFGWNACSSCLCPNAPHPHAERRYLVVPGLRSSRIHILDTKADPRNPKIVRVLEPAEVAEKAGYTRPHTIHCGPEGIYVAALGNAQGEAPGGIFLMDHETFDIRGQWEIDRGPQQLAYDAWWHLGHDTMVTSEWGLPATFENGLVPEILLGGKYGHKLHFWDLHTRKHKQEIDFGEENQLVFELRPAHDPTKAYGFVNSVISLNDLSSSIWTWYRDGDKWAVKKIIEIPAEPADPDLLPPMLKGFGAVPPLVTDIDLSMDDRFFYVACWGTGDLRQYDVSDPFAPKLTGTVRIGGIVSRESHPKADGRKLNGGPQMVEVSRDGRRVYFTNSLYGVIDDQFYPEGLKGWMVKLDAAPDGGIEFDPRFLVEWPSTHRPHQVRLEGGDCSSDSYCYP encoded by the coding sequence ATGGCAAACTGGACACCGGATCCGAGCTTCTATCCTTCCCCACGCATGGCGATGAAGGCGCCGCCCGAGACCTTTGCTTACGTCGCCAGCTTCGACCCGACACGGCAGGTGCCGGATGCCATCGCGATCATCGATCTGGACCCCGCATCCCCGACATATTCGCAATTGCTCAATAACGTCAGCATGCCCAACACGGGCGACGAGTTGCATCATTTCGGCTGGAACGCGTGCAGTTCGTGCCTGTGTCCCAATGCGCCGCATCCGCATGCAGAACGCCGCTATCTTGTCGTGCCGGGTCTGCGGTCATCAAGAATCCATATCCTCGATACCAAGGCGGACCCGCGCAATCCGAAGATCGTGCGCGTGCTCGAGCCCGCGGAAGTTGCTGAGAAAGCCGGTTATACGAGGCCGCACACCATCCATTGCGGACCTGAAGGCATCTACGTGGCGGCGTTGGGCAACGCGCAAGGCGAAGCGCCTGGCGGCATCTTCCTGATGGATCACGAAACCTTCGACATACGCGGTCAATGGGAAATCGACCGCGGCCCACAACAACTCGCATACGACGCATGGTGGCATCTGGGACACGACACCATGGTCACGAGCGAATGGGGTCTGCCCGCCACGTTCGAGAACGGCCTGGTTCCAGAAATCCTGCTCGGTGGAAAGTACGGCCACAAGCTGCACTTCTGGGACCTGCATACACGCAAGCACAAGCAGGAAATCGATTTCGGCGAAGAGAACCAGCTCGTGTTCGAACTGCGTCCGGCACATGATCCGACCAAGGCTTATGGCTTCGTGAATTCGGTGATCAGCCTGAACGATTTGTCGTCATCGATCTGGACGTGGTATCGCGATGGCGACAAGTGGGCGGTCAAAAAGATCATCGAGATTCCGGCCGAGCCGGCCGATCCCGATCTGCTGCCGCCCATGCTCAAGGGCTTTGGTGCGGTGCCGCCGCTCGTGACGGATATCGACTTGTCGATGGACGATCGTTTTTTCTACGTCGCATGTTGGGGTACGGGCGATCTGCGTCAGTACGATGTCTCCGATCCGTTCGCGCCCAAGCTCACGGGAACAGTACGCATTGGCGGGATCGTGTCGCGCGAATCGCATCCGAAAGCGGATGGGCGCAAGCTGAACGGTGGTCCGCAAATGGTTGAAGTCAGCCGCGATGGACGCCGCGTGTATTTCACCAACTCGCTGTACGGCGTGATCGATGACCAGTTTTATCCCGAAGGCCTGAAGGGCTGGATGGTGAAGCTCGATGCCGCGCCCGATGGCGGTATTGAATTCGATCCGCGTTTTCTGGTGGAGTGGCCCTCGACGCACCGGCCGCATCAGGTGAGGCTGGAAGGCGGCGATTGTTCGTCAGACTCGTACTGTTATCCATGA
- a CDS encoding LysR family transcriptional regulator yields MDRFQEMQVFIRIAERSSFTQAADDLQIPRATVTNLLKRMEERLGTRLLERTTRTVRLTHDGEAFYRRCVRLIADMEEAEGSFRNVAPKGLLRVNVQGTLAKNFVVPALPGFIAMYPDIELQIGEDDRLVDLVREGIDCVLRAGTLQDSSMVGRRVALMEQVTVASPAYLAQFGEPLTLESLSAHRAVNYVSSGSGRVFPLEFTVDDRVVEMQLPAVLSVTGADLYTGAAVAGLGMVQVPRYRVKEELSEGKLKIVLDAFAPPPMPVSVLYPQNRQLSSRVRVFAQWLRDIFEAAF; encoded by the coding sequence ATGGACCGGTTCCAGGAAATGCAGGTGTTCATTCGCATCGCGGAGCGCAGCAGCTTTACCCAGGCCGCCGATGACCTGCAGATACCGCGCGCCACGGTGACGAACCTCCTCAAGCGCATGGAAGAACGGCTCGGCACGCGCCTGCTGGAGCGCACCACGCGTACGGTGCGCCTCACGCACGACGGCGAGGCGTTTTACCGGCGCTGCGTACGCCTGATCGCCGATATGGAGGAAGCCGAGGGCTCGTTTCGCAACGTCGCGCCGAAGGGTCTGCTGCGTGTGAACGTGCAGGGAACCCTCGCGAAGAATTTTGTGGTGCCCGCGCTGCCGGGGTTTATCGCGATGTATCCGGATATCGAATTGCAGATCGGCGAGGACGACCGGCTGGTCGATCTGGTGCGCGAGGGGATCGATTGCGTGCTGCGGGCAGGCACGCTGCAGGATTCATCGATGGTCGGACGCCGCGTCGCGCTGATGGAACAAGTGACGGTCGCAAGTCCCGCGTATCTCGCGCAGTTCGGCGAGCCGCTGACGCTCGAAAGTCTGAGCGCACATCGGGCGGTAAATTATGTATCAAGCGGATCGGGACGCGTGTTCCCGCTGGAATTTACCGTCGATGACCGCGTGGTCGAAATGCAGTTGCCGGCGGTTTTATCGGTGACCGGGGCGGATTTGTATACGGGCGCCGCAGTGGCTGGACTCGGGATGGTCCAGGTGCCGCGGTATCGGGTCAAGGAGGAACTGTCGGAAGGAAAGCTCAAGATCGTGCTCGATGCGTTTGCGCCGCCGCCCATGCCGGTAAGCGTGCTTTATCCGCAAAACCGGCAGTTGTCGTCGAGGGTGAGGGTTTTTGCGCAATGGCTGAGGGATATCTTTGAAGCGGCTTTTTAA
- a CDS encoding SDR family oxidoreductase, with translation MNAIKNSQVAIVTGASRGIGAEVARRLADDGFAVAINYALSSKEADALAAELTAKGTKAIAIKADVSKADDVRAMFDAAEQQLGKIDVLVNNAGVLKTLPLAETSDALYDQTFGINVRGTFNTLREAAKRMNDGGRIVNFSSTTLALNMPGYAIYNATKAAVEAFTHVFAKELRGRDIRVNAVAPGPIATSLFLDGKTEEQIQTFAKMPPLQRLGQPEDIASIVSFLAGKDSGWVNGQVLRGNGGLA, from the coding sequence ATGAATGCAATCAAGAACAGCCAGGTAGCCATTGTCACGGGCGCATCGCGAGGTATCGGTGCTGAAGTGGCGCGGCGTCTCGCCGATGACGGGTTTGCCGTCGCCATCAACTACGCATTGAGCTCGAAAGAAGCCGATGCGCTCGCAGCGGAACTGACGGCGAAGGGTACGAAGGCCATCGCGATCAAGGCGGATGTATCGAAGGCAGATGATGTCCGCGCCATGTTCGATGCCGCCGAACAGCAGCTCGGCAAGATCGATGTGCTGGTGAACAACGCCGGTGTACTGAAGACCTTGCCGCTTGCCGAAACCTCCGATGCGCTCTACGACCAGACCTTCGGCATCAATGTGCGCGGCACGTTCAACACCCTGCGGGAAGCGGCGAAGCGGATGAACGACGGTGGCCGGATCGTGAATTTCTCGAGCACCACGCTTGCGCTGAACATGCCCGGCTACGCCATTTACAACGCGACGAAAGCCGCTGTCGAAGCCTTTACGCATGTGTTCGCGAAGGAATTGCGCGGCCGCGATATCCGCGTGAACGCGGTCGCGCCGGGTCCGATTGCGACCTCGCTTTTCCTCGATGGAAAAACCGAAGAGCAGATCCAGACCTTCGCCAAGATGCCGCCGCTGCAACGCCTGGGGCAACCGGAAGATATTGCATCGATTGTCTCGTTCCTTGCGGGCAAGGATTCGGGCTGGGTCAACGGACAGGTGCTGCGCGGCAACGGTGGTCTTGCCTGA
- a CDS encoding ShlB/FhaC/HecB family hemolysin secretion/activation protein — MIPVRATRRTLFALAAGLAFLSATGYSAAQVAQINAPGIDAQRRQDEQRQQTEERASERPSVQTEAPVLPVIDLASLPQETPCFAVRELHLLHNPFGWLDALLQPVIGACIGKQAVRIIGEAASNALIARGFITSRVLIPEQNLASGVLNMEVIAGRVSAVRVATAEDYEQSPAAPSTKGAAEQPGAAASKVGREIGWSRMVLPTYPGAIYNQRDVDQALESIRRLSGQAVTAFDIQPGHTLGESVLLIKPAADPLVSKRWHATIGADNYGIDSTGRFNLNGTFTFDSPLHLYDQLTLSGSTNADFTDHQKASRSGSVNWNVPMGYASFFVNASTSRYLQTVAGYMEPQQYRGDSAEVNAGMGYVPYRSASARTSAQVKFYHRFNHAYLDAQPIDYQARDLIGLETTLAHQQYFGPAVVSGGIAWRQTLLGMTKLPGTVIGEPDWNGKTKILSGNAQATIPFTVANQTLRYSGQFNWQHAYTPLIPNDDLTIGSPYTVRGFDGQTTLAAESGWVWRNELGLSFAGQMPFVAFDAGRVSGPNVQYLLGQTLMGAALGVRGHVPASLYAAIDFEVTLGWPVVKPRGFPGGPALMFQASTLF; from the coding sequence ATGATTCCAGTTCGCGCGACTCGCCGCACGTTGTTTGCCCTCGCTGCAGGACTGGCTTTTCTGAGTGCAACGGGATATAGCGCGGCTCAAGTCGCGCAGATCAATGCACCAGGTATCGACGCCCAACGCCGTCAGGACGAACAGCGTCAGCAAACCGAGGAACGGGCGAGCGAACGGCCGAGCGTGCAGACTGAGGCGCCTGTTTTACCGGTAATTGATCTCGCTTCGTTGCCACAAGAAACGCCGTGCTTTGCGGTGCGCGAACTCCACCTGCTGCACAACCCTTTTGGTTGGCTCGATGCACTGTTGCAGCCAGTAATCGGTGCCTGCATCGGCAAGCAAGCGGTTCGCATCATTGGCGAAGCGGCAAGCAATGCGCTGATCGCGCGCGGCTTTATTACCTCGCGGGTGTTGATCCCTGAGCAGAACCTGGCGTCGGGTGTGCTGAACATGGAAGTGATTGCCGGGCGCGTGAGCGCGGTACGCGTTGCCACAGCGGAAGATTATGAACAGTCGCCGGCGGCGCCTTCCACCAAAGGGGCGGCCGAACAGCCTGGTGCCGCCGCTTCCAAAGTTGGCCGCGAGATTGGCTGGTCGCGCATGGTGCTTCCCACCTATCCAGGCGCAATCTACAACCAGCGCGATGTCGATCAGGCGCTCGAATCGATTCGCCGCTTGAGCGGACAGGCCGTCACCGCCTTCGATATCCAGCCAGGCCACACCTTGGGGGAATCGGTACTACTCATCAAACCCGCCGCCGATCCGCTTGTGAGCAAGCGCTGGCACGCGACCATAGGCGCCGACAACTACGGCATCGATTCGACCGGACGCTTCAATCTGAACGGCACGTTCACATTCGACTCGCCGCTGCACTTATACGATCAGCTCACGCTCTCGGGCAGCACCAACGCCGACTTTACTGATCACCAGAAAGCCTCGCGCTCGGGGTCCGTCAACTGGAACGTCCCTATGGGCTACGCGTCGTTCTTTGTGAACGCGAGCACGTCGCGTTATCTGCAAACCGTGGCCGGATACATGGAGCCGCAGCAATATCGCGGTGACAGCGCCGAGGTCAATGCCGGGATGGGCTACGTGCCATATCGCAGCGCATCGGCGCGCACCAGTGCCCAGGTCAAGTTCTATCACCGCTTTAATCACGCGTATCTCGATGCCCAGCCAATCGATTACCAGGCGCGCGATCTGATTGGCTTGGAGACGACGCTTGCGCATCAGCAATATTTTGGACCCGCGGTGGTGAGTGGTGGCATCGCCTGGCGGCAAACGCTCCTGGGCATGACCAAGCTGCCTGGCACGGTAATCGGCGAACCCGACTGGAACGGCAAGACAAAGATTCTGAGCGGCAATGCGCAGGCCACGATTCCGTTCACCGTTGCGAACCAGACGCTGCGATACAGCGGCCAGTTCAACTGGCAGCACGCTTATACGCCCCTGATTCCGAACGATGACCTGACCATCGGCTCCCCGTACACGGTGCGCGGCTTCGACGGTCAGACGACGCTTGCCGCCGAAAGCGGTTGGGTCTGGCGCAACGAACTCGGGCTGAGTTTCGCTGGACAGATGCCGTTCGTCGCATTCGATGCGGGACGGGTGAGCGGCCCCAATGTGCAGTATCTGCTGGGGCAAACCTTGATGGGCGCCGCGCTGGGCGTGCGTGGCCATGTTCCCGCGAGCCTTTATGCCGCGATCGATTTCGAGGTCACGCTCGGCTGGCCAGTGGTCAAGCCTCGCGGTTTTCCGGGCGGCCCGGCGCTGATGTTCCAGGCGAGCACGCTGTTCTAG
- a CDS encoding filamentous hemagglutinin N-terminal domain-containing protein, whose protein sequence is MNQGRFRLVFSGLHGMMMAVAEFVSAQGKAEAAGDRSAPASAHESSDTPWFATRKSTFAALCLFGLQPLLVDVAHAQAALPVTPDRNASGAHPVVSVAGNGVPVVNIVAPNAAGTSHNKYTDYNVGQKGLVLNNSGQNSQTQTAGWVQGNPFMGNQSARTILNEVTSGNRSQLLGMTEVAGRAANVVIANPAGIYCNGCGFIAAPRVTLTTGVPVLDANGALSRLNVMQGAITIDGQGLDTRGASQTDLIARAMEINGQIWAQQLNATAGANQVNYTDGGATPIPGTGARPVVAIDVSALGSMYVNNAVRLVGTELGVGVNLGGTLNSLTGDIQVASNGDVTITPKGALLAANNAQVSATSITNAGTVASDGNVALIATQALTNVGTVTARTNLGGTGQSVANSGTLAGGIATDGTVNAAGSVSVIASGVLQNSGTIQGGQNALVQAANGDLSNGSIHAGKVATLAVAGDVLHTNATLDAPSLDVRVGGTLTNQHGSIASQAPLNLTVGALDNRSGVVSSQGSLNIDTANVQNAGGQLVAQQDIAVHASNIGNQGGTIGSVTGAAAVSAIVLDNSSGTISAAQASSVTASNLTNAQGHISGDWVPSWSQKQNEQAGSNSDEPA, encoded by the coding sequence ATGAATCAGGGTCGTTTCCGGTTAGTGTTCAGTGGTCTGCACGGCATGATGATGGCGGTTGCCGAGTTCGTGAGCGCACAGGGCAAAGCCGAAGCGGCGGGTGATCGGAGTGCTCCGGCCAGTGCGCATGAATCGTCTGACACGCCGTGGTTCGCCACTCGCAAGTCCACCTTCGCCGCGCTCTGCCTGTTCGGTCTGCAACCGCTTCTGGTCGATGTAGCGCACGCGCAGGCCGCGCTGCCCGTCACACCCGATCGCAACGCAAGCGGTGCGCATCCGGTGGTGAGCGTGGCTGGAAACGGCGTTCCAGTGGTCAACATCGTGGCCCCGAATGCGGCCGGCACGAGCCATAACAAGTACACGGATTACAACGTTGGACAAAAGGGTCTGGTTTTAAACAACAGCGGCCAGAACAGCCAGACGCAAACCGCAGGCTGGGTGCAGGGCAATCCGTTCATGGGCAACCAGAGCGCGCGGACCATCCTGAACGAAGTCACCAGCGGCAATCGCTCGCAACTGCTTGGCATGACCGAAGTCGCAGGCCGCGCGGCCAATGTCGTCATCGCCAATCCGGCGGGGATTTATTGCAATGGCTGCGGTTTCATTGCCGCGCCGCGCGTGACGCTCACCACGGGCGTGCCTGTGCTGGACGCCAATGGCGCGTTGAGCCGCCTCAATGTCATGCAAGGCGCAATCACGATTGACGGTCAGGGGCTCGACACGCGTGGTGCCAGTCAAACTGATCTGATAGCGCGTGCAATGGAGATCAATGGCCAGATCTGGGCGCAGCAACTGAACGCAACGGCAGGCGCGAATCAGGTGAACTACACCGATGGCGGTGCCACACCGATTCCTGGAACCGGTGCACGGCCGGTGGTCGCTATCGATGTGTCGGCGCTCGGCAGCATGTACGTCAACAACGCGGTGCGGCTGGTGGGCACCGAACTGGGCGTGGGTGTGAACCTCGGCGGCACGCTTAATTCGCTCACCGGCGATATCCAGGTGGCGAGCAACGGTGACGTCACGATTACGCCCAAGGGTGCGTTGCTCGCTGCGAACAATGCGCAGGTCAGTGCCACGTCGATTACTAACGCGGGGACGGTAGCAAGCGATGGCAATGTCGCGCTCATCGCGACCCAGGCGCTCACAAATGTGGGAACCGTCACGGCCAGAACGAATCTTGGCGGCACGGGCCAAAGCGTGGCGAATAGCGGCACGTTGGCGGGCGGTATCGCGACCGATGGCACCGTGAACGCGGCAGGGAGCGTGAGCGTCATTGCGTCGGGTGTATTGCAGAACAGCGGCACGATTCAGGGTGGGCAGAACGCACTGGTGCAAGCCGCGAACGGTGATCTGTCGAACGGCTCGATTCACGCGGGCAAGGTTGCCACGCTCGCCGTTGCAGGCGACGTGCTGCACACCAACGCAACGCTGGACGCGCCCTCGCTCGATGTGCGCGTTGGCGGGACGCTTACCAATCAGCACGGCTCGATTGCGAGTCAGGCACCGTTGAACCTGACGGTGGGCGCACTCGATAACCGTAGCGGCGTGGTGTCCTCGCAAGGCTCGCTCAATATCGATACCGCGAACGTGCAGAACGCCGGCGGCCAGCTTGTCGCGCAGCAGGACATTGCGGTGCATGCATCGAATATCGGCAATCAGGGCGGCACGATTGGATCGGTGACGGGCGCGGCGGCGGTATCGGCGATTGTGCTCGATAATTCCAGCGGCACGATCAGTGCCGCGCAGGCCAGCAGCGTCACCGCAAGCAACCTGACGAATGCGCAAGGGCACATCAGCGGCGATTGGGTACCCTCTTGGAGCCAAAAGCAAAATGAGCAAGCTGGAAGCAATAGTGACGAGCCCGCCTGA
- a CDS encoding SymE family type I addiction module toxin: MPHPNHPRAQRPPPAFPLDTYRLLSTTNSQKELTMVDANLKSSSTVTERFMACERAIRWTDHPSHRPARQRPIPRIRLMGRWLKQAGFKPDSRVCVHVEDGKLIITPA, encoded by the coding sequence ATGCCTCACCCAAACCACCCACGAGCGCAGCGCCCGCCGCCTGCATTTCCGCTCGATACGTACCGCCTTCTTTCCACCACCAACTCACAGAAGGAGTTGACCATGGTTGACGCCAATCTTAAATCAAGCTCGACCGTTACAGAACGCTTTATGGCCTGCGAGAGAGCCATTCGATGGACAGACCATCCGTCGCATCGACCAGCGAGGCAACGGCCCATCCCGCGTATTCGGCTCATGGGCCGCTGGCTCAAGCAGGCTGGCTTTAAACCCGATAGTCGCGTTTGCGTTCATGTTGAAGACGGTAAGTTGATCATTACGCCAGCTTGA